The following proteins come from a genomic window of Flavobacterium crocinum:
- a CDS encoding DUF2805 domain-containing protein — translation MKKSSRKELTPEQTEKLVSLALEERNPFEIIKKEFGLAEKEVLEIMKKKMPLEKFEMWKKKAVANKPKPKPIKIDDFDEDLDGKYYIKNKFD, via the coding sequence ATGAAAAAGAGTAGCCGCAAAGAATTGACTCCGGAACAAACTGAAAAACTTGTTTCGTTAGCTTTAGAAGAAAGAAATCCATTTGAAATTATAAAAAAAGAATTTGGATTAGCAGAAAAAGAAGTCTTGGAAATCATGAAGAAGAAAATGCCTCTTGAAAAATTTGAGATGTGGAAAAAGAAGGCAGTTGCAAACAAACCAAAACCAAAACCGATAAAAATAGATGATTTTGATGAAGATTTGGATGGAAAATATTATATAAAAAATAAATTTGACTAA
- a CDS encoding GH92 family glycosyl hydrolase encodes MITSNHRNFLFGISLLMFGFTPVINAQKKVSEKRNLIQYVDPMIGTAKMGHTYPGATVPFGSVQLSPETDTIAYSLNGKYNGDVYKYCAGYQYEDKTIVGFSHTHFSGTGHSDLGDFLIMPTTGKLQLNPGVASKPLSGYRSAFSHSTEKAEPAYYSVFLEDHKIKAELTATTRVGMHQYTFPKSDEAHIILDLTSGIYNYDKKNVWTFVRVENDTLITGYRQTNGWARTRTVYFAMSFSKPIKSYGQAAQEKSVYRGFWGRFDQTRNFPEMAGQNLKLFFDFDTSEGEKIKIKMALSPVSSAGALENMKKETPDWDFEKVKKQSQEIWNNELNKIQVETIQKEDLVNFYTALYHAFLGPTEYMDLDRNYKGLDMNVHKAENFTNYTSYSLWDTYRALHPFFNIVQPKRNADMVSSMLAHSDQSVHKMLPIWSHYANENWCMIGYHSVSVVADAIVKGNISFDAEKALQACVNTAKVPYYDGLEYYMKQGYVPEDKNGASVSKTLEYAYDDWAIAQAAKKLGKTDIYNEFIKRAENYKNVYDAKTGFMRPKLADGTFKKEFDPLDTHGQGFIEGNSWNYSLYVPYNPSEMIKMMRGNDQFKVRLDSLFNMHLPDKYFENTEDITRDGIIGNYVHGNEPSHHVVYLYNWTDSPWKAQDKIRMILKKMYRNGADGLGGNDDFGQMSAWYIFSRLGFYPVAPGSDEYALGSPLVKKGVFNLENGKNFEVETVNQSDKNVFVSKVLLNGKPLDRPFLKHADVMNGGKIVFYMTNKPNKKKY; translated from the coding sequence ATGATTACAAGTAACCATAGAAATTTTCTTTTTGGAATATCTCTTTTGATGTTTGGTTTTACTCCTGTGATAAACGCACAAAAGAAAGTAAGTGAAAAACGAAACCTGATTCAGTACGTTGATCCGATGATTGGAACGGCAAAAATGGGACATACTTATCCGGGTGCAACAGTGCCTTTTGGAAGCGTTCAGTTAAGTCCGGAAACAGATACCATTGCGTATAGTTTAAACGGAAAGTACAATGGAGACGTTTACAAATATTGTGCAGGATATCAATATGAAGATAAAACAATCGTAGGCTTTAGTCACACCCATTTTAGCGGAACAGGACATTCTGATTTAGGCGATTTTTTAATCATGCCGACAACGGGAAAATTACAATTAAATCCGGGTGTTGCTTCAAAACCTTTGTCAGGTTATAGATCGGCATTTTCACATTCTACTGAAAAAGCAGAACCAGCTTATTACAGTGTTTTTTTAGAAGATCATAAAATCAAAGCTGAATTGACGGCTACAACCCGCGTGGGAATGCATCAATACACCTTTCCGAAGTCGGATGAAGCGCACATTATTTTAGATTTAACTTCCGGAATTTACAATTATGATAAAAAGAATGTGTGGACTTTTGTTCGGGTAGAAAACGATACTTTAATTACGGGATATCGCCAGACCAATGGATGGGCAAGAACCCGAACTGTTTATTTTGCCATGTCTTTTAGTAAACCAATCAAAAGCTACGGACAGGCAGCGCAGGAAAAAAGCGTATACAGAGGTTTTTGGGGAAGATTTGATCAAACCAGGAATTTCCCTGAAATGGCAGGGCAAAACTTAAAATTGTTCTTTGATTTTGATACCAGTGAAGGAGAAAAAATTAAGATCAAAATGGCTTTGTCTCCGGTGAGTTCGGCAGGAGCTTTAGAAAATATGAAAAAAGAAACTCCGGATTGGGATTTCGAAAAAGTAAAAAAACAAAGTCAGGAAATCTGGAATAATGAGTTGAATAAAATTCAGGTAGAAACGATTCAAAAAGAAGATTTGGTTAATTTCTATACTGCGTTGTATCATGCATTTCTCGGCCCTACAGAATACATGGATTTAGACCGAAATTATAAAGGTTTAGACATGAATGTTCATAAAGCAGAAAACTTTACCAATTATACCAGTTATTCGCTTTGGGATACTTATCGCGCTTTGCATCCTTTCTTTAATATTGTACAGCCAAAACGAAATGCCGATATGGTAAGTTCGATGCTGGCACATTCCGATCAGAGTGTTCATAAAATGCTGCCAATCTGGTCGCATTATGCCAATGAAAACTGGTGCATGATTGGCTATCATTCGGTTTCGGTTGTGGCAGATGCCATCGTAAAAGGCAATATCAGTTTTGATGCAGAAAAAGCGCTTCAGGCTTGTGTCAATACGGCAAAAGTACCTTATTATGACGGACTGGAATATTATATGAAACAAGGTTACGTCCCGGAAGATAAAAACGGAGCTTCGGTTTCTAAAACTTTAGAATATGCTTACGATGACTGGGCAATTGCGCAAGCGGCGAAGAAACTTGGAAAAACAGATATTTATAATGAATTCATTAAAAGAGCTGAAAACTATAAAAATGTTTATGATGCGAAAACTGGTTTTATGCGTCCAAAATTAGCTGATGGAACTTTTAAAAAAGAGTTTGATCCTCTTGATACGCACGGACAAGGTTTTATTGAAGGAAATTCATGGAATTACAGTTTGTACGTGCCATATAATCCATCAGAAATGATTAAGATGATGAGAGGAAACGATCAGTTTAAAGTTCGTTTAGACTCGTTATTCAATATGCATCTTCCGGATAAATATTTTGAAAATACAGAAGACATTACCAGAGACGGAATCATTGGAAATTACGTTCACGGCAACGAGCCTTCTCACCATGTTGTGTATTTGTACAATTGGACAGATTCTCCCTGGAAAGCACAGGATAAAATCAGAATGATTTTGAAAAAAATGTACCGCAATGGAGCAGATGGTTTAGGCGGAAACGACGATTTTGGACAAATGAGCGCCTGGTATATTTTCAGCAGATTAGGATTTTATCCTGTTGCACCGGGTTCTGATGAATATGCTTTAGGAAGTCCGCTGGTAAAAAAAGGCGTTTTCAATTTAGAAAACGGAAAAAACTTTGAAGTTGAAACAGTAAACCAATCTGATAAAAATGTATTTGTGAGCAAAGTTTTGCTGAATGGAAAACCTTTAGACAGACCATTTTTAAAACATGCAGATGTGATGAATGGCGGAAAGATTGTGTTTTATATGACTAATAAGCCTAATAAAAAGAAATATTAG
- a CDS encoding glutamine synthetase beta-grasp domain-containing protein, which produces MAKIKLEYIWLDGYEPTQNLRSKTKVEEHENFKGTLEELGNWSFDGSSTKQAEGGSSDCLLVPVAIYPDPTRINGWLVMSEVMYADGTPHPSNGRATIDDDNDDFWFGFEQEYFIMDTKTQLPLGFPVGGYPAPQGMYYCSVGGKNTHGRKLVEEHADLCIAAGINFEGINQEVACGQWEFQLFAKGAKKAGDEIWVARYLLDRLTEKYGYYIEYHPKPLGDTDWNGSGMHANFSNEVLRTCGDQATYERICEAFRPVTAEHIAVYGAYNDQRLTGKHETASIHDFSYGVSDRGCSIRIPLMTVQKGWKGWLEDRRPASNGDPYKIAARIIKTVKSAL; this is translated from the coding sequence ATGGCTAAAATTAAGTTAGAGTACATTTGGTTAGACGGATATGAACCAACTCAAAATCTTAGAAGTAAAACTAAAGTTGAAGAGCACGAAAATTTCAAAGGAACATTAGAAGAACTTGGAAATTGGTCATTTGACGGTTCGTCAACAAAACAAGCTGAAGGTGGATCTTCTGACTGTTTATTAGTTCCTGTTGCAATCTATCCAGATCCAACACGTATTAATGGATGGTTAGTAATGTCTGAAGTTATGTATGCTGACGGAACACCACACCCATCTAACGGTAGAGCCACAATTGATGATGATAATGATGATTTCTGGTTCGGATTTGAGCAAGAGTATTTCATCATGGATACTAAAACACAACTTCCACTTGGTTTCCCAGTTGGAGGATACCCTGCTCCACAAGGGATGTACTACTGTTCAGTAGGTGGAAAAAACACACACGGTAGAAAATTAGTTGAAGAGCACGCTGATTTATGTATCGCTGCAGGAATCAACTTTGAAGGAATCAACCAAGAGGTTGCTTGTGGACAATGGGAATTCCAATTATTCGCTAAAGGAGCTAAAAAAGCCGGAGACGAAATCTGGGTTGCTCGTTACTTATTAGATCGTTTGACTGAGAAATATGGTTACTATATTGAATATCACCCAAAACCACTAGGAGATACTGACTGGAATGGTTCTGGAATGCACGCTAACTTCTCTAACGAAGTATTAAGAACATGTGGAGACCAAGCAACTTACGAAAGAATTTGCGAAGCTTTCCGTCCTGTTACTGCTGAGCACATCGCGGTTTACGGAGCTTACAACGACCAACGTTTAACTGGTAAGCACGAAACTGCTTCTATCCACGATTTCTCTTATGGAGTTTCAGACAGAGGATGTTCTATCAGAATTCCTTTAATGACTGTTCAAAAAGGATGGAAAGGATGGTTGGAAGACAGAAGACCAGCTTCAAACGGAGACCCTTACAAAATTGCTGCAAGAATTATCAAAACTGTTAAATCAGCGCTATAA
- a CDS encoding glutamine synthetase III family protein, translated as MSTLRFQALKEASNRKPVHFEEIDRKSSLFGSNVFNEKAMKQYLTPDAFKGVRDAIQHGTKIDRKMADYIAMGMKEWALAKGVTHYTHWFQPLTGTTAEKHDAFFETSYDGSDPVEKFGGAQLVQQEPDASSFPNGGIRNTFEARGYTAWDPTSPAFIYGTTLCIPTVFIAYTGEALDNKIPLLRALSAIDEAATEVCRYFDKNVKKVTATLGWEQEYFLIDKALANSRPDLMMTGRTLLGHTSAKGQQLDDHYFGSIPTRALTYMRDLEQECMLLGIPVKTRHNEVAPNQFELAPIFEETNLAVDHNSLLMDVMQRVAERHDFKVLFHEKPFKGVNGSGKHNNWSLATDTGVNLLSPSKTPMSNLQFLTFFINTIKAVNDNETLLRASIATASNDHRLGANEAPPAIMSVFIGAQLTKVLSELESVTTGKLSPEEKTDLKLNVVGKIPDVLLDNTDRNRTSPFAFTGNKWEFRAVGSNSNCSNAMTTLNAIVAKQLIDFKNEVENLIENKDMKKDDAIFNVLREYIKQSKKILFEGDGYSEAWEKEAAKRGLSNFKTTPEAIKAKVSKQALDLFAELGIFNHVEAEARYEIELEEYTKKIQIEGRVLGDISRNHVIPTAIRYQNTLIENVKGLKEIFGKEFETLASEQIVLIKEISGHIEGINSKVLAMTNERKKANQLTDAQKMAEAYCNKVKPYFDEIRNHCDKLELLVDDESWTLTKYRELLFMK; from the coding sequence ATGTCAACATTACGTTTCCAAGCCCTAAAAGAAGCTTCAAACAGAAAGCCGGTACATTTTGAAGAAATTGACAGAAAGTCCAGCCTTTTTGGTTCAAATGTGTTTAACGAAAAAGCAATGAAGCAGTACTTAACTCCCGATGCTTTTAAAGGAGTTAGAGATGCTATTCAGCACGGAACTAAAATAGACAGAAAGATGGCAGATTATATTGCCATGGGAATGAAAGAGTGGGCTCTTGCAAAAGGAGTTACTCATTATACGCACTGGTTTCAGCCTTTAACAGGAACTACAGCAGAAAAACACGATGCTTTTTTTGAAACTTCTTATGACGGAAGTGATCCTGTAGAGAAATTTGGCGGTGCACAATTAGTACAACAGGAACCGGATGCTTCAAGTTTTCCTAACGGAGGAATCAGAAATACATTCGAAGCAAGAGGTTATACAGCTTGGGATCCAACTTCACCAGCCTTTATATATGGTACTACTTTATGTATTCCGACTGTTTTTATCGCTTACACAGGTGAAGCTTTAGATAATAAAATACCTTTATTAAGAGCGTTGTCTGCAATTGATGAAGCAGCTACAGAAGTTTGCCGTTATTTTGATAAAAACGTAAAAAAGGTCACTGCTACTTTAGGTTGGGAACAGGAATATTTCTTGATTGATAAAGCGTTGGCAAATTCTCGTCCTGACTTGATGATGACAGGAAGAACTTTATTAGGACATACTTCTGCAAAAGGACAACAATTAGACGATCACTATTTCGGATCGATTCCAACTCGTGCGCTTACTTATATGAGAGATTTAGAGCAGGAATGTATGCTGTTAGGAATTCCTGTAAAAACACGTCATAATGAAGTTGCGCCGAATCAGTTTGAGTTAGCTCCGATTTTTGAAGAAACGAATTTAGCGGTTGATCACAACTCTTTATTAATGGATGTAATGCAGAGAGTGGCAGAGCGTCATGATTTTAAAGTATTATTTCATGAAAAACCATTTAAAGGTGTAAACGGATCCGGAAAACACAATAACTGGTCGTTGGCAACAGATACTGGAGTTAACTTGTTGAGTCCAAGCAAAACGCCAATGAGCAATTTACAGTTTTTGACTTTCTTTATTAATACGATTAAAGCAGTTAATGATAACGAAACGTTGTTAAGAGCATCTATTGCAACTGCAAGTAACGATCATAGGCTAGGAGCAAACGAAGCGCCGCCAGCGATTATGTCTGTTTTCATCGGAGCGCAGTTGACTAAAGTTTTGTCTGAGTTAGAAAGCGTAACCACTGGAAAATTATCTCCAGAAGAAAAAACAGATCTTAAGCTAAACGTAGTTGGAAAAATTCCAGACGTATTATTAGATAACACAGATCGCAACAGAACTTCACCTTTTGCTTTTACAGGAAATAAATGGGAATTTAGAGCTGTTGGTTCAAATTCAAACTGTTCCAATGCAATGACAACTTTAAATGCTATTGTTGCCAAACAGTTAATCGACTTTAAAAACGAAGTAGAAAATCTTATTGAAAATAAAGACATGAAGAAAGATGATGCAATCTTTAATGTCTTAAGAGAATACATCAAACAATCTAAAAAAATCCTTTTTGAAGGCGACGGTTATAGCGAAGCTTGGGAAAAAGAAGCGGCTAAAAGAGGCTTAAGTAACTTTAAAACAACTCCCGAAGCGATTAAAGCTAAAGTTTCGAAACAAGCTTTGGACTTATTTGCTGAACTAGGAATCTTTAATCATGTTGAAGCGGAAGCACGTTACGAAATTGAATTAGAAGAATACACTAAAAAAATCCAGATTGAAGGAAGAGTTTTAGGTGATATTTCTAGAAACCACGTAATCCCGACAGCCATTCGTTACCAAAATACATTAATTGAAAATGTAAAAGGTTTGAAAGAAATCTTTGGAAAAGAGTTTGAAACTCTTGCAAGTGAGCAGATTGTTTTAATTAAAGAAATCTCAGGTCATATTGAAGGAATCAATTCTAAAGTATTGGCAATGACAAACGAAAGAAAGAAAGCCAATCAATTGACAGATGCTCAAAAAATGGCAGAAGCGTATTGCAATAAAGTGAAACCGTATTTTGATGAAATTCGTAATCACTGTGATAAATTGGAATTATTAGTAGATGATGAAAGCTGGACATTGACTAAATACAGAGAGTTATTGTTTATGAAATAA
- a CDS encoding TerC family protein, which produces MIVWSLFLLAVIFILALDLGVFNKTPHIISTKEASKWTLVWVTLSFLFSGVIYWLYTTDYIENPDKLQPMAASMKFITGYLIELSLSVDNIFVIAIIFASFKIPQKYQHRVLFWGILGAIVFRGLMIFFGVMLINKFTWTTYLFGAFLIFTAIKMLFSGEEEDFHPKDSFVYKTLGKVMPITSEMDGEKFFISTKTAKKAATPLFVALIVIEVMDVLFAVDSVPAILAITKDPFLVFSSNIFAILGLRSMYFFLANMLAKFSYLEYSLVAILAFVGLKMLLHDFFHVPEWASLGFIALSLLVGILVSLKFGEEKVLNDSSSEE; this is translated from the coding sequence ATGATAGTCTGGTCACTCTTTTTACTTGCTGTAATTTTTATTCTTGCTTTAGATCTTGGTGTATTCAACAAAACACCACATATTATTAGTACTAAAGAAGCCAGCAAATGGACTCTTGTTTGGGTTACTTTATCTTTTTTATTCTCAGGAGTAATTTATTGGCTGTACACAACGGATTATATCGAAAATCCCGACAAACTGCAACCAATGGCGGCTTCAATGAAATTTATAACAGGTTATTTAATTGAACTTTCTTTAAGTGTCGACAACATTTTTGTAATTGCAATCATTTTTGCTTCATTCAAAATTCCGCAGAAATACCAACATCGTGTACTATTCTGGGGAATATTAGGAGCCATAGTTTTTCGTGGTTTAATGATTTTCTTTGGCGTTATGCTGATTAACAAATTCACTTGGACAACTTACCTTTTTGGAGCTTTCTTAATATTTACTGCTATAAAAATGCTTTTTTCCGGAGAGGAAGAAGATTTTCACCCAAAAGATTCTTTTGTTTACAAAACATTAGGAAAAGTGATGCCGATTACATCAGAAATGGATGGTGAGAAATTTTTCATTTCCACCAAAACTGCAAAAAAAGCAGCCACTCCATTATTTGTAGCTTTAATTGTAATTGAAGTGATGGACGTTTTATTTGCTGTAGACAGCGTTCCAGCAATTCTTGCTATTACCAAAGATCCGTTTTTAGTATTCAGTTCTAATATTTTTGCGATTCTTGGATTGCGTTCTATGTATTTCTTCCTGGCTAATATGCTGGCAAAATTCAGTTATTTAGAATACAGTTTAGTGGCTATTTTAGCTTTCGTAGGATTAAAAATGCTTTTACATGATTTCTTCCACGTTCCGGAATGGGCTTCTTTAGGGTTTATTGCTTTATCTCTCTTAGTTGGAATTTTGGTCTCCCTAAAATTTGGAGAAGAAAAAGTTTTAAATGATTCGTCAAGCGAAGAATAA
- a CDS encoding M61 family metallopeptidase yields MKKILYTLALAVTFWSCKTGSTGAAKSNTVEVNINLTDVKDDKVLVTVTPPAIKTDEIVYSIPKTVPGTYSTDNYGKYSEDFKAFDAKGNPLTVKRIDDNSWSISNAKTLKKITYLVNDTFDTEKGTGFGNDDVFSPAGTNIDAGKNFMVNTHGFVGYFQDKLDVPYKVTITHPETLWGATSMTDEDASNTSDVFKTPRYAVLVENPIMYAKPDYTTFNVNGMDILIAVYSPTGKYTAESITPEMKTMMTAQKNFLGPVNATKKYSVLVYLSSMAKDDAHGFGALEHPTATTVVLPESMPKEKLVETMKDVVSHEFFHIVTPLTIHSKEIQFFDYNAPKMSEHLWMYEGVTEYFANLFQINQGLIDEAEFYTRIADKIEQAKQLNDTMSFTVMSKNVLEQPYKDQYLNVYQKGALIGMCIDIIIREKSNGERGILDLMHKLSNEYGVEKPFNDDELFAKITSLTYPEVGEFLNKYVAGTTPIPYDFYLAKVGVGKATEKKAGNPFIKGQIPNITIDKATKEIAVRPESESIEFFKNLNLKGGDKILTVNNKSYNLDNIYDLITESENWKDNDPITLKIKRGTKEETIKGTVKLPFEEAETFKVVDPSKEKLRNAWLKG; encoded by the coding sequence ATGAAGAAAATACTTTACACCTTAGCTCTGGCGGTAACCTTTTGGAGCTGTAAAACAGGTAGCACTGGAGCCGCTAAAAGCAATACGGTAGAAGTGAACATTAATTTAACTGACGTAAAAGACGACAAAGTTTTAGTTACTGTTACTCCGCCAGCCATTAAGACAGACGAAATTGTTTACAGTATTCCTAAAACTGTTCCGGGAACTTATTCTACAGACAACTACGGAAAATACTCTGAAGATTTCAAAGCTTTTGATGCCAAAGGAAATCCGCTTACCGTAAAAAGAATTGACGATAATTCTTGGTCAATCTCCAATGCAAAAACTTTAAAAAAAATTACTTATTTAGTAAACGATACTTTCGATACTGAAAAAGGAACCGGATTTGGAAACGACGATGTTTTCTCTCCTGCTGGAACAAACATTGATGCCGGTAAAAACTTCATGGTCAATACACATGGTTTTGTAGGTTATTTTCAAGACAAATTAGATGTTCCTTACAAAGTTACCATTACGCATCCTGAAACACTTTGGGGAGCAACTTCTATGACAGACGAAGATGCAAGCAACACATCAGACGTATTTAAAACTCCTCGTTATGCGGTTTTAGTAGAAAATCCGATTATGTATGCTAAACCGGATTACACTACGTTTAATGTAAATGGAATGGATATTCTGATCGCCGTTTATTCTCCAACAGGAAAATATACTGCAGAAAGCATCACACCGGAAATGAAAACGATGATGACTGCTCAAAAAAACTTCTTAGGACCAGTAAATGCAACTAAAAAATATAGCGTTTTAGTATATTTATCAAGTATGGCAAAAGACGATGCACATGGTTTTGGAGCTTTAGAACATCCAACTGCAACAACGGTTGTTTTACCGGAATCTATGCCTAAGGAAAAATTGGTAGAAACAATGAAAGATGTAGTTTCTCACGAATTCTTCCATATAGTAACACCGTTAACAATTCACTCAAAAGAAATTCAGTTTTTTGATTATAATGCACCAAAAATGTCTGAGCATTTATGGATGTATGAAGGTGTTACTGAATACTTCGCAAACCTTTTCCAAATCAATCAGGGTTTGATCGATGAAGCTGAATTCTATACTCGTATTGCTGATAAAATTGAGCAGGCTAAACAATTAAATGATACGATGTCGTTTACTGTTATGAGTAAAAATGTATTGGAACAGCCTTATAAAGATCAATACTTAAATGTATATCAAAAAGGAGCTTTAATCGGGATGTGTATTGATATTATCATCAGAGAGAAAAGCAACGGCGAAAGAGGTATTTTAGATTTAATGCATAAATTATCTAACGAATATGGTGTTGAAAAACCATTTAATGATGATGAACTTTTCGCAAAAATCACTTCATTAACATATCCTGAAGTTGGGGAATTCTTAAACAAATATGTCGCAGGAACAACTCCAATTCCTTATGATTTCTATTTAGCAAAAGTTGGCGTAGGAAAAGCAACTGAGAAAAAAGCCGGAAATCCATTCATTAAAGGACAGATTCCAAATATCACAATAGATAAAGCAACAAAAGAAATTGCTGTTCGTCCTGAGTCAGAATCAATTGAATTCTTCAAAAATCTGAATTTAAAAGGTGGTGATAAAATTTTAACAGTAAACAACAAATCATACAATTTAGATAACATTTATGATTTGATTACTGAAAGTGAAAACTGGAAAGATAATGATCCAATCACTTTGAAAATTAAACGTGGTACAAAAGAAGAAACTATAAAAGGAACTGTAAAATTACCATTTGAAGAAGCTGAAACTTTTAAAGTTGTTGATCCTTCAAAAGAGAAACTTAGAAATGCATGGTTAAAAGGATAA
- a CDS encoding AIR synthase related protein encodes MSSDSSKRYAQRGVSASKEDVHNAIKNIDKGLFPQAFCKIVPDYLTQDAEHCLIMHADGAGTKSSLAYMYWKETGDLSVWKGIAQDALIMNIDDLLCVGATDNILLSSTIGRNKNLIPAEVISAIINGTEELINELKSFGVTIHSTGGETADVGDVVRTIIVDSTVTARMKRSDVVDNANIKAGDVIVGLASFGQATYEKGYNGGMGSNGLTSARHDVFGKYLAKKYPESYDAAVPEELIYSGQVNLTDEVENSPINAGQLVLSPTRTYAPIIKKILDKYTPEDIHGMVHCSGGAQTKILHFVKDLHVIKDNLFPVPPLFKLIQEQSKTDWKEMYQVFNCGHRMELYVPENIAQDIIEISKSFNVDAQIVGRVEASDSKKLTITSEYGTFNY; translated from the coding sequence ATGAGTTCAGATTCTAGCAAAAGGTACGCGCAAAGAGGTGTTTCGGCATCAAAAGAAGATGTACACAACGCCATTAAAAATATTGACAAAGGTTTATTTCCGCAGGCTTTCTGCAAAATTGTTCCCGATTATTTAACGCAAGATGCAGAGCACTGTTTGATTATGCATGCTGACGGAGCAGGAACAAAATCATCTTTGGCTTATATGTATTGGAAAGAAACTGGAGATCTTTCAGTTTGGAAAGGAATTGCTCAGGACGCTTTAATCATGAATATTGATGATTTATTATGTGTTGGAGCAACTGATAATATCTTGCTCTCTTCGACTATTGGAAGAAATAAAAATTTAATCCCAGCTGAAGTTATCTCAGCAATCATCAACGGAACAGAAGAATTAATCAACGAATTAAAATCGTTTGGTGTTACGATTCATTCAACAGGTGGAGAAACAGCAGACGTTGGAGATGTAGTTCGTACTATTATCGTAGATTCTACAGTAACAGCTCGTATGAAACGTTCTGATGTGGTAGATAATGCAAATATTAAAGCAGGTGACGTAATTGTAGGTTTGGCATCTTTTGGACAGGCGACTTACGAAAAAGGATATAACGGTGGAATGGGAAGTAACGGATTAACATCGGCACGTCATGATGTTTTCGGAAAATATTTGGCTAAAAAATACCCTGAAAGTTATGATGCTGCCGTTCCGGAAGAATTAATTTATTCGGGACAGGTTAATTTAACGGATGAAGTAGAAAACAGTCCAATTAATGCAGGTCAGTTGGTACTTTCTCCAACCAGAACTTATGCTCCAATTATCAAGAAAATTTTAGATAAATATACTCCGGAAGATATTCATGGAATGGTACACTGCAGCGGAGGAGCGCAGACAAAAATTCTTCATTTTGTAAAAGACTTACATGTAATTAAAGATAATTTGTTTCCGGTTCCGCCATTGTTTAAATTAATTCAGGAACAGTCCAAAACAGACTGGAAAGAAATGTATCAGGTTTTTAACTGTGGTCACAGAATGGAATTGTATGTTCCTGAAAACATTGCACAAGATATTATTGAAATTTCAAAATCATTCAATGTAGATGCACAAATCGTAGGTAGAGTAGAAGCTTCTGATTCTAAAAAGCTTACTATTACGAGCGAATACGGAACATTCAATTATTAA
- a CDS encoding M949_RS01915 family surface polysaccharide biosynthesis protein, translating into MKKYILIFLSFYSTFLFSQKIESYKLNKQEIHERELENATDFPIYKAFEYQDKGGVFELVLAENQKIISKKDTLNTKIQAVCVVNDHGGFLEKWRINDLLEDYDPKETTIWFWTKYCSTKDLDGDGYIDPVIVYGSKTEYGEIRRVKIITVYKNKKYVIRAVECDLDYCRSFKKDQNWNSLPQKIKTYIDQLVVKLRKEQNLLLKDG; encoded by the coding sequence ATGAAAAAATATATCTTAATTTTTCTTTCTTTTTATTCGACATTCCTTTTCTCTCAAAAAATTGAGAGTTATAAATTAAATAAACAGGAAATCCACGAAAGAGAACTTGAAAACGCAACTGATTTCCCTATTTACAAAGCTTTTGAATATCAGGATAAAGGTGGTGTTTTTGAATTGGTTTTAGCCGAAAATCAAAAAATAATCTCTAAAAAAGATACTTTAAATACCAAAATACAGGCCGTTTGTGTAGTAAATGATCACGGAGGTTTTCTTGAAAAATGGCGAATTAATGATTTATTAGAAGATTACGATCCAAAAGAAACTACTATTTGGTTTTGGACAAAATACTGCAGTACAAAAGATCTTGATGGAGATGGTTATATTGATCCTGTTATTGTATATGGAAGTAAAACGGAATATGGTGAAATAAGACGCGTCAAAATTATTACGGTTTACAAGAACAAAAAATATGTAATTCGGGCAGTCGAATGCGACCTGGATTATTGCAGAAGTTTTAAAAAAGATCAAAATTGGAATTCGCTTCCGCAGAAAATAAAAACGTATATTGATCAGTTAGTAGTAAAACTGAGAAAAGAACAGAATTTACTTTTGAAAGACGGATAA